GCCGGGGCCAGGCGAGGAGGAAGACGGCGATCCACGCGGCTCCGAGCGCCAGGCGGGCGCCGCGGCGGCCTCCCGCGCCCGGGGCCGCGCTCCCCCGGGAACGTCCCGTGTCCGGCTCCGGCGGCCGTCGCGCGGCCCGGACCGCGAGCCACGCCGCGCAGCCCATGAGCAGCACGGCGAGCAGCCGCGGGAAGAAGGCCGGACCCGGCGCCCCCTCGGCCAGCGAGCCCGGGTAGGAGCGCGAGTCGAGCAGGACCCCGGCCGCCACGACGGCGAGCAGTCCGGCTTCCGCGAGCAGGCCCAGCCGCGTCGTCCCGCCCGCGGAGGCGCTACTCATCCAGGATTCCCAGCCGCCGCAGCATGTCCCGGCTCGTCGCCACCTCCTCGGCCATCCAGCTCCCGAACGCGTCCGCGTCCGCCATCGTCGCGTATTCGAGCGCGGCCCGCTCCATGTATTCGCGGAACCCCGGGTCCTCGATCGCGGCCATCAGCCGCGCGCGCAGCTCCGCGCGCAGCGCCGGATCCAGCCCCGGGGGGCCCACGACGCCGCGCCAGTGGACCGGCGTCAGGTCGTATCCCTGTTCCGCGTAGCTCGGCGTCTCCGGCAGCGCCTCGACGGGAAGCGCCACCCCCAGCACCCGCATCGTCCCCGCCCTCAGGTGCTCGCGCACTATGTTGTAGTTCGTGTGCGCCGCGTCCGTGTGTCCCCCGAGCGCCGCCACCACCGCGTCCGCCGACCCCTCGTACGCGATCCAGCGCACATCCGGGTCTCCCGCCGCGGCCCTCAGCCGGGCGAAGCCGAGGAAGTGGGCCGACGCCGCCCCGAACCCCGACACCGAGACCTCGCCGGGCCGGGCGTGTGCGGCCTCGAACAGGTCGCCGAGCGTGTGGAAGGGACTGTCGTCCCGCACCGCGATCAGGAAGGGGTCGATCTGGATGCGGAGGATGGGGGTGAAGTCCCCGGGAGAGAACGGAATCCGCCCCGTCGCCATGTTCACGGTGCCGCTCGCCGTGAAGACGCCGAGCACGTGCGGGTCTCCCTCCCGTCCCTGCAGGTACTGCATGCCCGCAGCGCCCGCCCCGCCCTGCCGGGTCATGA
This Candidatus Palauibacter polyketidifaciens DNA region includes the following protein-coding sequences:
- a CDS encoding tripartite tricarboxylate transporter TctB family protein → MSSASAGGTTRLGLLAEAGLLAVVAAGVLLDSRSYPGSLAEGAPGPAFFPRLLAVLLMGCAAWLAVRAARRPPEPDTGRSRGSAAPGAGGRRGARLALGAAWIAVFLLAWPRLGTVVSVPLLVAGLMWLTGERSRLVLIAVPLGFAAFIYLVFMVVLGVPLPSGF
- a CDS encoding tripartite tricarboxylate transporter substrate binding protein, which translates into the protein MASVAAVGCSPSGEEAAFPSRAIEIVSWATPGGPTDLLSRALAEAAPPHFDGRRVTVMTRQGGAGAAGMQYLQGREGDPHVLGVFTASGTVNMATGRIPFSPGDFTPILRIQIDPFLIAVRDDSPFHTLGDLFEAAHARPGEVSVSGFGAASAHFLGFARLRAAAGDPDVRWIAYEGSADAVVAALGGHTDAAHTNYNIVREHLRAGTMRVLGVALPVEALPETPSYAEQGYDLTPVHWRGVVGPPGLDPALRAELRARLMAAIEDPGFREYMERAALEYATMADADAFGSWMAEEVATSRDMLRRLGILDE